AGGTAAACTTTCCTAGTATTAGAACCATCACTTTGAGATCCAGCTGTGATGTATTCTCCATCTGATGAAATTGACACTGATTCAACATCAGATCCAGTGGAGTAACTCCATAGAGGAGTACTGCTATCCTTGTCGAAGAGGTAGACCTTGTTGTCCACCGATCCAGCGGTAATGTACTCTCCGTCCGCCGAAATTGCCACATCCGATACAGTACTTCCAGCAGTGTAGCTCCAGAGAGGCGTGCTGCTGTCCTTGTCAAAGAGATAAACGTAGTCGTCATAGGAGGCTGCAGCAATGTATTTGCCGTCTGCCGAGATGGTCACCGAACGCACCCCCTCTCCGGCAGTGTAGTTCCAGAGGGGTGTACTGCTGTCCTTGTCG
This window of the Candidatus Poseidoniia archaeon genome carries:
- a CDS encoding PQQ-binding-like beta-propeller repeat protein; this encodes EYIAAGSGDGKVYLFDKDSNTPLWNYTTGSTVYSVAISADGEYIAAGSWDDKVYLFDKDSSTPLWNYTAGEGVRSVTISADGKYIAAASYDDYVYLFDKDSSTPLWSYTAGSTVSDVAISADGEYITAGSVDNKVYLFDKDSSTPLWSYSTGSDVESVSISSDGEYITAGSQSDGSNTRKVYL